The following DNA comes from Rhea pennata isolate bPtePen1 chromosome 7, bPtePen1.pri, whole genome shotgun sequence.
GATGAGCTCATAGCGAGCGCATCGGTGGCACGTAGAgttgctttggttttgcttccTGGCCCCAGTGTCTTTTCatatttaggaagaaaataccACCTTCGTCTGCGTTCAGTTCCTGTCTCAACGTCTGTCTTTGCAGcacagctgcgagagctgaaATTTTGCTTTGGAGCAGCGACGAGAACTTTCTGCAAATGTAATTGTTAAATCCCCTCGGGAAATGCAAGGTCCTGCCCATCTCCAGCATGTTCCTTCTGCTGGCAGAGCCACCACCTCCTTCGGCGCTTGCGTCTGTTGATGAAGACGTGACCAGTGAGCAGGTAGATGAAAGCTCCTGGCCTGCAGAGCCGGGAAGGAAGCGTCAGTTTGGCCCCTGTCTTGGATGTGCACGAAAGGGCGAAGCAGTCTCGTGCTTTTGGCTGTTTGGCCCGTTGGGTTTTGGATGCTGGTTTGCAGATGACCTGTGAACGTCCATGTCAACCCTGCTAGAGAGGTTTTGCGTGGCCGGTGCCGCAGACGGGGAGGTCCCTTACTGCCTTCGGCAGGTTTTGCTTCCGCCAGAGCCTCGCGGCTTCTTGCTGCAATATCGGCAGCAGCCTCCAGCCACGATTGTTGCTGGTGtcaaaaaaagacattgaaaagaggaggagagctgtGAAGAGGGTCACTTTAGtggtgctttcatttttttttttttcctttcccgGGAAGGAAGTTAGAAAAGCCGAGCCCTCAAAGCCTCATTGAAAGGGTGACAGAGACGGGATAAAGCGTAAGACGGAGGGAAGGAATCCCGGAGCGCTTGCCCCCATGTTTTAATGATCTGTTAACAATTACCCCTTTCAGCCGAGAACATATGGTAgatggtttgctttttttttcttttctttttcttttttttttaaaaaacgaCCAGAAAGAAATTGCTTCAGAACTTAAAGGATGGTGGAAAAGGGTGGCGCCGGCTGTGACGAGCTCGGGGCAGGGAgaggcggccgggcgggcgtCTTCCGGCTTTGCCAGGCTGGGGCGGGCGTCCTGTGGGCACGGGCGAGAACGAAGCCTCAAAATGTTCCATTTTGTTATCCGTGCAAAAGGAAAGGCCGCAGCGCTCCCGATCCTTGGCACGGCCCTGGCTCCGCTGGCTGCTGGCGGCTTGCCCAGGTGTCAGGGCGGCAGGGAGTCGGACCTGCAGGACCGGGGCTCCTCTGGACGTGGACGCCATGGCTGGGGACACGGCAGGCTGGGAGGGACAAGGCTGGAAGATGGGGAGGGCTGAGAAGCAGCTGGGGTGTGACTAGATGGGGTGAAATAGCCTGAGCAAGGATTGCAAGGAGAGGGGCTGAggggaggaaagcaggagaggagagaccATCCCTCCAAGAAAGGGACCACCACAGGTGAGGAGGGACCGTCCCTCCTGAGTAAGGGGCTTGGCAGGCAAGTAGAAACCATCCCCCCTGAGTAAGGGGCTGCAGCAGATGAGGAGGGACCATCCCTCCTGAGCAAGGAACTGCGGCAGGCAAGGAGGGGCCATTCCTCCAAGAAAGGGGCTGCAGCGGGTGAGGAGGGACCGTCCCTCCTGAGACAGAGGCTGCAGCTGAGCACGAGGGAGCTGCGAGCTAAGACTGGGACGAGGAGGAGATGACACAGGGATGGCCGGGAAGAGGACCTCCATCGGGTGCGGAGCGGGTCCGCTGTGGCAGTTGGCGCTGCTTGCGTTGACGCTGGAGCCACGAACTGTGCTTCTCTCCCAGGGATGCTCCCAGCATGGCCACAGCGCTGAGGGCCGCCGAATGTGCGTGATGCACTCGGAAAGGtgctgggagggaaggaagctgGTGTTGCGGGGCTGCCTGGCAGCGGCTGCATCGGCACCTTTGCAGGGTTGCATCCTTCCTGCCCGTGGGGATTCGGTTAAAGCAGTGACCGCAGTGCTGACCAACTGCTGGCCACATCCCCTAGCAGTGGTAGGGGAGCCACCCTCAAGCTGCTGGAGAACtcactgtttcttttgctgaatGTGATGCTCTGatcattttaatgatttctctACTCCAAATTTAACATCTTCCATGTACACTCAAAGCGGTGCCTGAAAGTGCAGCTCGTTGGCCTTGATTTTGCACCATGGTGCTTGATCTTGGCTTGCACATAGCACTTTCATGTTGCCTTGAGTTTGCAAAGCAGGGGTGAGCGCCTGCTTGCTTCACCTCGCCTGGCGTCGATGGAGCCTtgcagcggggctggggctgtgctgggcctTCCaggcctggctgctgctgcccccacaCCAGGAGTGAAACTGAGTCCTGGAGACTCCTGGTTTCCACTGCTCTGGTGCCGTCTGGTGTGGCTGACGTTTGACCAGTGGAGCCTCCAAATCACAGAGGAAAGCCCGTCTCTGCTTAGTTTCAGAGGTCGGAAAGCACCGTCTGTCTGCCTCATTGGCAGCCTGGGGACGGCTGAGGAGTTTAGCAGCATGCCGGGGTCTGTGCCGTGACAACTTCATTGGGCATTCAAATGCCAGAAGTCAGGTTTTCCCTTACAAGAGAGAAAACGGTTGTTCAGGAAGATGAGGGTCCAAGAAATGCGTGTGTACGCTTCGCTGGTGGCTGTTTCCTGAGGGCCAAAGGAGGCTTTATGCACATGAATGCTGAAGTGtcaaatctgtattttacagcTGGCAGCTAATGACAGCCACTGCGGACTGGCTAAGTCCAAGCGCCTGAGATGCCTTCAGCAGCACTGCGTGCGGATTCAGGGCCACGGGGACTAGCGACTGGCGTAAAGTGACACATACTTCAACGCCCGTTGAGGTCCTGATGCCGCTTCACTGAACGGCCAGGGGATGTCGGGATGGTGGCTTTGCACGGGTCTAGCCAGAAAGGGGTTTCGGGGGCATGGTGCTTGGGAAATGTAATGGGGGAACGTGCTGGAGGTCTAACCCATCCCTTCTGCTTGGGACGAAAGGAGAAACCCTTATTCTGGCAGGATCTTCTCATAAAATGACATGAGACAAGGAACTGTTTGCCACAAAGCGGAGAGGGAGAGCCAACTTTGTTGGCTtggcaggatgggaggcaatcaagccccagagaggtgagggcCACATTTTCTTACCTGGACAGGTACTTGGAGGATTGGGTAAATACTGTAATGTAACAGGTTTCAGGGCACCCACCTGTAGGCACCACAGGTCAGTATCTAACTGACCATTTTGAACAtggtttctgttttccttccagaGATAACCTAGGCTTTTGGCGTGTTTTGGTTTATTGTACTCTGACCTAAAGAAAGTTTCTGGCTCCGGACAGCTGTCTGCTCTTGTAACCTTATGAAACCATCTCCTGTCAGATTAAATTTTAAGGACACATAAGGCTGGGGAAGGGTTTATTGTGTAGGAAGATTGCACACTTAAATCTCTTGGGTTGTCTCCCCAGATACCATTGGGTCTACTTCTCTTTGGACACAGCGCCCGTGTCTCCCACCCCTGGAGCCCAAGAGCAGAGCTCGGCTGGGTTGTTCCTGCCCTAGAGCAGACTCGAGCCCCAGCCTCCGTCAGTCCAAGTCTGCGAGGAGAAGAGCCCCAGCTCCCACGAGGCTAAAGGAAAACTGCTCAGGCAGGGCAAGGACCGGGTCTTTGAGCCCGATCTCCGCAGAAGAAAGGCTGTGCTGGCTGTCGCGTGGCCGGGGAGGCGGCTGGCGTTCGCGGTGGCTGGGCTGCGTGCTGCCAGGAGCCGTGccggggggcaggagggagcggTACCCCGGCGGAGATGTTACTCCTGGCATAGCCTGGCTCTAGGAGGCTCCTCGAGCCGGGCTGCCTTGGCCCCATGAGGCGTTTGGCTCCATTACTGCCGAGTCCGGTGCGGGGGCCCCGGGCAGCAGCTGGACCCCAGAGGCAGCCACTGGCTGCCCCTGGCTAAGAACCGTTCCCAGCGGGATAAAAAGGTGTGGGGCCGGGTCCTGGGTGGGGGGACACAGCCTTTTCACTAGCCCGGGCTCAGCCTGGGGAGGGCTGTTGCTAGCTCTCCGCTGCGTGCGTGTACTGGTTGCTGAGGCCTCTTCTCTCCAGTGCTGGACTCTGGACACAAAGGCAAGGAAGATTTACTGTGGGGAGAGGGGGCTTGCCGGGGGCTTGCCGTCCTGTCCCCACCACCCTCTGCCGCCCTGCCCCTGCACGGCTCCCACGACTGCTTGCTTAGCGCTCGCCGGTAATTAATGATTTCCCGGGGAGGCTTCTCCAGCCGCGGGCGCGCCCCgggggctgctgccgccggcccgggcgcgccggccgcggggccccgctgcAGGGCTGCgcgccgggccgtgccgggccgtgccgtgccgtgccgtgccgggcaGTGCCGGGGCTCGCCGGGGCaccgcgctcccggccccggccgtgCGCCCCGTCGGGCCGCTGCGGGCGAGCGAGGGGCGCGCACGCGGCCCCGCTGGCTGCGGCTTTTCTTGCTTTCACCTCCCCCCACCCGGTCCCGGCCGGGGCCCCGTTTtgccccttctcctctccctctcgcgtcggggccggggggaggaggaggaggaggaggaggaagggacaAACACTGTCGGAGCCCGCCGTCCCTCCCCGAAGCGGGGCCCCCGGCGCTCCTCGCGCCTGGCCCCTGCGCTCCCCGCGCAGCGCGCCCgcagccgggcgccgcggcggcgctgcctcTGCGCGGGGCACGGCGAAGGCCCGAAGGAGCCGCGCTGCGGGCGCCGGCCCCGCAAaccgcggcagcgccgggcggccggcgcgccccgcgccccgccgcgcgccgccgccccggccccgggcccggccccgcgcggcccccgcgggcgcggagcgggctGCGGgccgccggccggccccggcccggcccggcccggcccggcccggcagccgCGCCGCCCTTATCTCGCCTCCCCGCTTCCCATCAAACAGCACCAGTTGGGCAggccgggctgcggccgggcccGGATTGCCAAACGTCTCCAACGCCTGGCAGGCGAAAGATGGGCCCGGGCTCCACTGGTTACCATatgttttcaataaaataagacaaataGGGCCGGGAGATAGGGATTGCAGTAAACCTGTTATAAAGTAGCATAAAATAGGCCAATGTAAACGGCAGAAGGGCCCCTCCTGGAAGGGCCATTTGGTGCCAGCCCTGCGCTGGAGCTGCTCAGACAGGTGTGAGTAGGAGCCGAATGTGGTGCCCCCGAGATTTTTATCACGTTTGTGGTAATATTGTGCTTGTTATGCTAACTATGAGTAAACATACCCGGCCGGGCATTGTGGCAATAGGAGGGAGTTATCAGAAAGTGGCAGTGGGAAGGTGATTTAACAATAAAGTTGTCTTGTTTGCCAGCAGGTGATgtctgcccccagccccatgaTTAATGCTTCCCAAAGCACTCCACTTTACAATCTCttgtaattatttattaaacgaaatctatttattattattttagcaaaCAGCGGTACCAGGTGgggctttcttttcctcttcagctttTGTTTGAAGGACGTATGAAGTGGGCAGTCTAAGGGTTGGAAACTCGCTCACCAGATTTTTTGTCGTCCAATTTGCACAGGCACAAAAAAAACCTGCCGGGCCCTTCCTATTCATCCTCTCCTGCCCTCCtcgccgccccccccctccccgccgctgGAAGGGGCGCCCGACCCGCCGGCGGGGCCTGCCCGCCtcggccccgctcccccgccCGGCGAGAGCCAGcgccgaggccgccgccgccgcgccgcgccggggagggcgcccgggcgggcagcgcggcccggcccggcccggcccggcccggccccgccggcggctccgcgcctcGCGGGaccccggccccgccgcccgccgccgggggaAGGCACCCCGGGCGGAGGCCggtccccgccgcccgccgcagccggTGCGCAAAGATCCCCGGCAGGGCTTtgcgcgccgagccgcggcgccgggccgggggccgccgcgggctgagggcgcccggggccgcccgggggccgggggcagcccgggggcccggccgccctGGCCccgggggcagagcggggcaggcgcgggcggcggcgccgcggcggccccggcccggcgcccgctgcgctgcgctgcgctgcgcccggcggcgcccggcggccccttccgagggcggcggcggggcggccccgcgccgcggccggcggctccgccgggGGCTccggccgcagcccggccccgcggcggcccggggggcggggagggcggcgtGGGAGCCGGCGGGGGCTCGCGtggcgcggcgggcggcgccgggcccggcaCGCTCCCGCCGGGGCTGATAAGATAAAAGCGTGCCAAGGGGTGGTGCGGCGGGGGGGCGCGCACGCTGCCCGCACCGGGAAATCCCTATTGTCTCCCGGCCCTATATATAGGGGCTTAACGGCAGTCGTGTGCCGGCCGCGCAACCTGCGCTTGCCCGCACTCGAGGAgaagcggggcggggggagcggcggggccggggccgcgcaggAGGACGAGCCGCTCGGCTGCAGCCTCGCCCCGGCATCTCTCCCCGGGGGCCGCAGGTAACGGCGGTGCCGCAGCGCGGGCGGGGAGAcggggcgcccgggccgcgccggcggctgtgcgcgcccgcgcccgcgccggagccgctcgccgcgccggcgggctaACGCGGGCTTGGCTTTGCAGGATGGCCCCGCAGAGCGACTGCTCCCCGGGCGAAGCGCAGCCCTATTTCGGCGGCTcggacgccgccgccgcctcggccgccggcggctcggcgggcgcgggcagccggggcgcctcgccggcccgcggcgcgctgcccccgcgggaggcggcgcgcAGGAAGGGCaaggggcggcggggccgcggcaaGGCCCGCAGCGAGGGGCTGCTCAGCAAGCAGAAGAAGAGCCGGCGCATGAAGGCCAACGACCGGGAGAGGAACCGCATGCACCACCTCAACTCCGCCCTGGACGCGCTCCGCAGCGTCCTGCCCACCTTCCCCGACGACGCCAAGCTCACCAAGATCGAGACGCTCCGCTTCGCCCACAACTACATCTGGGCGCTCACGCAGAGCCTCCGCCTGGCCGAGCAGAGCCTGCccgagcccccgccgccgcccgccgccgcctcccccggaGCCTggggcgccccccgcgccgccgcgccgccgcccccgccgcccgccgccgccttccccgCCCTGCTCTGAGCGCCGCTCTCCCCCTTTCGGCCTTAAAATGGCCCGGGAGGTGCGCGTAGGGGGGCGTCCgcgcggcgggaggggaggggagggggcggcggtgCGCCCCGCtgccctctgccccctcccgccctgctGAACCGCGGCGGGAGCTGACAGGCAGAAACAAATCACGGTTTTGTACTCGGAAACggtaaattatattaatttgtCGCTATCGATATTTATTGACTATATTTCgtaacaaatatatatatatttgtatataagAGTATTTTTGGCAGCGGTGGTCCGGCTGTTTGTACCAGAAAGAGGTCCCACGAGtgtattcttctcttttccttctgacGCGGAGAATAAAGCGTGTCGCCGTCACACCTGCGCAGCGCGGTGTTTTCTTCCAGCGAGGGTCTTGCCTTCGGCTTCAAAATCGCGCGcagccgccgcctgcccgcgcAGGGGAGGGCAGCGGTGGCCGCGGGCGCTCGGGGGCGGGCCGGCGTGCAAACGCGGAGCCGCGGGCGCAGTTCACGCGGGGCCGCCCCTGGCCCGGCTGCGCGCAGGGCTGCGCGCAGGGCTCGGCGCGCTGCAGGTATTTTGGGGAGGTCCCCGAGGGCCGAGCCCGGCCCGTCCTCCCCGGGGAGGacccgcagcccccgccggcTGCGCCGAGCAGCGTTGGACCGCTTAAAAACGCTGGAGGCGGGAGGGGAAaagcccccccccgccccgctccgcgctgcgGCGCGCAGATTTAcggccgcgctgcgcggcccgcgctgccccgcggggcggccgcggggagaCAAAGCGCGAAGCCCTTTGTGATGCTAATTGCCCTCCGCGGAGCCCACTCGGCAGCGGCAAAGAGACGCTGCGGAGGCAATTTGTAGAACAAAAGCAATTTGGGTACTGGAAACAAAGGCGCCCGCCCCCCCCGtccacccccccgcccccgcgccgccggccctgGCCATGGTGCTGaaggcggccgcgccgcgccggccgcggggacccccccgtcccccccctGCACCTGTGTTTGGGGCGGCAACACCCGCCCGCGGCTGCGGAgccgggacgcggcggcggACTCGGCCCGCGGCCGTCGGGGCGCGCAGGCATCCCGGGCCGCGGTCTCGCTGCGCCGTAGATCAGATGGGCAGAATGAAAGACCTAATGGTATTCCTCCCCCTGGCCACCCCcgccccccctgccccctcgCCGGCTGAATTGCTTATTGTTTTCATACTTAGCCTGCAAAAGTGCTCCGAGGCCTCGTGTGTGGCCGTGGCCAAAACACCGCGATTACCGGGGGAAGGGGGGAATAAAATCATTTAGCTTCTCCCCCTTGCCCCATCCAGCTCCTCGCCGATATCTCCCTATGGGAGAACATCACCTTGCACTCTCTGCGTGTGCCACGGGAGTGGGGAGGATAATTATACACTTCGTTACCCTCCacaagtagcatttttttttttttttgcaaaaattacaaaatggaGCTCATGGACAAGAGAAGAGGGGAGAACCTGAGAGCCCAGTGGACTGCAGGTGTTAGAGAAGTCCTAAGAGGTGACTGCAcagctctgttttccaaaaGTGGTCACTCAAGTGGGTTTTACTACACCGCAGATTCTTCTCTCTGGAGATTAGGATGCCTCTGGTCTTCCAGCCGTGCATCTGTATGTTGGGGCGGGGGGTGTGCGCGGGGGGAATTTACTACCTCTGGGGAACTAGTGACTTCTTTAGGGgcttgaatgcattttttttctttgcctccaCATTATTAGGTTAATCATTGCTTGAACTGGTTGCTATGGTTTTGGCAAACCCATGGAAACTTGATAATGAAGACTGAAAGACTCCTTTTCCATTTATCTTTTCTCTATGTTTAGTGCATGATGGTCTCATTTCTCTTCACGGGGCTGTCCCGGCGCCAGTGCCCTGCCTTTATAGCCGCGGCTTCTGTAACGGCCTCCGGACTTTTTGATGTGGAACAAACAGGTGGCCGCTGGGACCGCAACCATCTCGGAGACACAAACTTGTGCCCTCGCATACTTGCAACAACACACTTGCACTTGCAACGACAGCCTGAAAACAAACTTTGCCCATGCGTTGCCAGATTTGGTCACTGAAACCCCCTGGCAGGCAGGCTCGCCTTTCATTTTTGCAGCCAGGGGAAGCCCTCTCATCACCAGCTGACGTCTCCATGCCCAAAACGCTTGGGTTTAGGTGATCTCTGGTTGTTGAGCTAAGAAGACTCATCCCATGAAAGGATCAACTGGGAAACAGAGGTGGCTGTGGCTGGGTGTTGGGATCACTTGTGTATATTGGAGTATGTATTTTTGAATACCTACTATGATCTCCTTTTATTCAAACACGGAAGCGTTCAACCTGTCCccccagactttctctctcctcttctagCAGCCTGCAGCCGGTACGTAGCTGTGTTTTGCTATTGAACTTCAGCCGTGCCTGAAGGCTGGAGAGAAAATTGAGGTGATTCCCATAATCCCAGGGCAATTCCTTTGACCCCAGGCCTCCGCTCCGGGCTATAAATATGGCTCGTGGGGAGTCGCCTCCCGCCCCTCCGCATTGTTTGCGCCTGACACCGAGGTCTCCTGGCCGAGGAGGCCGGCGGCGAGTTTGCAGCCCTCCGTGCCGGCGGGCGCTCCTCACGCGGACAACCCACCGGTGCCGTCCCCTAGGGCTCCCGCGCGGCCCGGGTGTCCTcggccggcgcccggcgggaCACCCGGCCCCTGCACGCCCAGCCTCTCGGCCCGGCTGCGCGTTGCGGGGTAGCCACGCTCCCTGGCGAAGAAAAGGCGAGGGATCGGGATGCTTTCACATGGCCAGCCCTCAAAAGtcggcctcccccccccctcccgccccgctaTAACGACAATCCAAAGAGTTCCTGATGGGGTTTTAAAAGATGCTTATTCATTCACTGTCCACCAAGCATGAAAATCCAGctcatttgttcatttgtttccaTTCTTGGTGCGAACGACCCCACAGGGGCTGAAGCCTGTTGCCGAAAACTTGTCACTCACacttttaacttctttttgttgtactttgctttatttcattcttctgGGTCCCCACCTCCGCCACCACCCCACCCTCTCCTCCGGTCACAAAGGCTAGTCTGGGAATCGCTCTCAAGCTGCGGTGCCCCCCTTTTAAAGCcgatacaaaaaaaaagcaatcgCTGAAAGGAGATCACAAGTTTGGGTAAGAGGGAGACCTCATCCCGTCTGGTCCGGGGGCTGCGCACGCTCCGCGgccgggaggggggagggaCAGACAGACGGACGTGGGACGGGAGCCCCTGAAAGCCAACGACACATCAGCTCTGTGCCTGCGACTCTAGTGTCGCCCTCTCCAAAAGATCTGGGCCTTTCTATGGCACAGGAAATGTGATCAGAGGGTTTAagaagcttattttattttattttttttaaggaaagggCAAAAGCATCAGGGTGAGAGTGAGCGAGGCCTGGCAGGCTCCTGCGGGTCCTCCGGTGGGTTTTACGGCAAAATCTCGGTACCGGCTTAGCTCCGGGCTTCCTGCCTCCGTGGTTATTCTCTGAATGGGGAACACCCAGGAAACGTTTTTCCCCAGCACGCTGTATTTGGCCGTCACTGGAAGCCAGACAGGGGGCTAAACACGCAGCAGTCCTGCCTCTGAAGACTCTCCTTGCCTCCAACAACTTGCGTGCCAGGAACTTGCTGCGTGATACAGGCATGCTCTTAGTGGCCTCCTAAGCTGAGCGACCTCAGCTCAGGTGAAAGCCTGAAGCTGCAGGGAGATTCTCTTCCCACCCTAGGTGTTCGTATGGAGCTCACATTCTCCCCCATTCATCCCCAAAGCCTGCATTAGCCAGCAAAATGTCCCTGGAAGATGCCCGTGTTAGAAAGGCACCTACATGTCCTCGCTCCCCTCCCCCTAGGCAGCGGGGATGGCAGGaactgaagggagaaaaaaaggtccTCTCCCTTTCCACCTCCCAGGTACCAATCCATCATCCCTAAACCTGTTGGAAAACATGGGTATCAGGGCCAGCTGCTGGGCAGCTGCCAGCGAGGGGCAGCCAGCCCCCTGCTTTAGCCCAGCTCTTCTGCTCAATCAGCAAACAGGTTGCTGCAGCCGCCGAGACCTCGCGCCTGCGGGACAGGGGGAAGATTAATGAAGCAGGTGCTCTGGGCCCAAAGCTGGCCAGTTCCCTGATAAGTTTGTCACTGAGATAGCACTCGGTCAATACTTAGCTCCTGCTGTTGTGTGGTGGCCACCTGGAGCTGCTTTGCTCTGGCTGGTGGAGCCCACCTGAAGAGGATGAGGAGCTCCTGGGGcaccaggaggagggagcagaaggGATAAAGGCCCAGGCGAGGCAGGGAGTGGGGTCCTGGGGATGTTGCTCTCTGTGTCTGTGTGCTGGTTCTTGCTCCTGTCTTG
Coding sequences within:
- the NEUROG3 gene encoding neurogenin-3; translation: LPPREAARRKGKGRRGRGKARSEGLLSKQKKSRRMKANDRERNRMHHLNSALDALRSVLPTFPDDAKLTKIETLRFAHNYIWALTQSLRLAEQSLPEPPPPPAAASPGAWGGREPCLEALCLGSVKMMENGFPWGGRAFPTAFAAGDARVASAGGAAPEPGEEEPQEPGSHGAPGAGAAEKRHMLNGLEEPFKPQL